In the genome of bacterium, the window ACTTAAACTTGGCTCTTTTCGTCCAGCATAATCGCAGGGCTTACCCTACTTAATATACTTGCTGAACTATATGCCTCTTCCGCCATTCCCGGAAAATGGAGGCACAGCATTCAAATCCCCGAGTGGGTCAGCCCTTCAAAATCGGCTCCTATCCACTCGGATAATTGCTTGTTTCTTAAGCCCCTTGCGAGACTCCAAAAACACTGTAATACGGCTTACGCCGCAGACAACTGATATTAGCTAAAACTCGACCGGATGTCAAGAGTTTTTCAACATCCCGCAAGAAAAGTCTAAAAAGTAGTCAGAACGGAAGGTCCTCATCCGGTCCTGAACCAAAATGGGTCGGTTCCGGTTGCGAATGGCTTGATTCTCCAATACTTTCGCCACCTTCCTTGGGTGAAAGATTGCGAATTGTATTGGCCAGAATTTCAAATGACGTGCGTTTCTGACCCTCCTTGTCCTCCCAGTTCCTCATCGAGATCCGGCCTTCAACATACGCCAGATTCCCCTTCTTGAAGGACTCACTCGCCCGCTCAGCAGCCTGTCCAAACACGACAATCGTGTGCCACGTCGTTTCTGACTGCCAATTCCCCTGCTGATCCTTGCGGTTCTCATTCGTTGCCAACGTGAACCGCGCCACCGCCATGCCGCTGGGAGTGTACCTCATCTCCGGGTCCTTGCCCAAGCGTCCAATCAATGTAACTCGATTGACCAAAATATACTCCTACTGTGTTTGCAATTTATTTGAATTCTCAAATCGCTCTTCTCTGAAATTCAGCGTTTACAAGCTCACCGTGCTTTCCACGCTGTTATGAGAGGCCGTCTGCCTGTCCCGCCTCCGCGAAATCAACAGCCAAAAGAGTCCTCCCACCACGATACCTGCGGCATCCGCCAGCAAATCCCCCGTCTCTGCACTCCTCGTCGACGTCTGCGTCTGCAAAACCTCAATCAGTCCTCCCATCCCCAAACACACTGCTGCCGCCGTCAGCAATGGCCGCGTCTGTCCGGGAGTATCCTCAAGCGCCCCCGCCCACACAATACTGCCAATCAAGAATGCCAATGCGTGCAGCACCTTGTCCGAAACAGGCGCCGTTATCAGCTCCACATTTCGAATCGGTGTAATCGCCAGACTAAGTACCACCGCCGACCAGACCACTGCCGAAGCTTCCCAGAAGCGGCGCGAAGAAGAGTTCACAGTTGAAGCTTATTCGTTTTCTGTTTCCGTTGCCAGTTCATCAATCGCCGCCGGCAAATGTGCTATCACATCGCTCGGCAGCAGCGACACCTCGCCCAGCACGTCCGCCGCAATATCTGCCGCCAGCCCGTGCACATACGCGCCGCCCCACGCACACGCCCCTGCCGGAATTCCCTGTGCACACAATGCCCCAACTATTCCCGCCAGCACGTCTCCCGAGCCGCCCGTTGCCAACCCCGGATTACCCGTCGTGTTCACATAGACCTTGCCATCTGTGGTCACTGTTGCAGACGAGGAACCTTTCACATGCACGACCACCTGATGCTGCCGTGCAAACTCCCGCGCCGCCGCGATTCGCTCATGCACAGTCGGCAAACTCGTGCCACACAGCCGCTCAAGCTCGCCCGGATGCGGAGTCAGGATGGCGTTTACCGGAAGCTTGTCCTGCAAATGATGAGCGGCAATCAAATTCAATCCGTCCGCGTCAATGACCAGCCGCTTGTTTGATGCTAAAATATCATTTAACAGATGCGCCGTTTCCGCGTCTTGTCCCAGACCCGGTCCTACGGCCACTGCATCCGCCCATTTCAGCAGCGGCTCCAGCTTCTCTCTTGCCGCATAAGAGATACACCCGCCTGCGGTTTCCGGCAGTCCGACCGTCATCAGTTCCGGCTGCCTCGTGACTTCGGAGCGAACACACTCCGGTGTCGCCACCATCACCAATCCGGCTCCACAGCGCAAGGCCGCTCCTGCTGCCAGTCGCGCCGCGCCGCTCATCCCCTTGGACCCCGCAATCAGCAGCAATTTGCCGTAGTTCCCCTTGTGAGAATTGGCAGGCCGCTCCGGAAACAGTGTTGCCGCGTCGTCATGCTCGGGAAGGAAATATGTGGCTTTGAGCGCGTCGTCCGCTGATATCGGAAGCGAGATGGGTACGATGTGCACTTCGCCGGCATGCTTCCGGCCCGGCTCAAGATATAGTCCCGGTTTGCCGCATTGAAACGTGATAGTAAAGGTCGCATCGAGCGCGATTCCCAGCTCCGCTCCCGTATCCGCATTCACACCGCTCGGCAGGTCAAGGGCTAACACCGGAAGCTCGGTTTGATTCAACAGCTCAATCGCCTCAGCGAACAATCCCGTCACCTTGCGTTCCAAGCCCGTTCCGAACATCGCGTCCACGACAAGATCATACCCCTCAAACTCGAGATCTTCCCCCGTCTCCGGCTCAATCATCGGTATGTCCAGCTTCGCCGCCGCCTCAAAGTTTATCTTGGCATCACCGCTAAGCTTCACCGGGTCATCCATCAGCCAAATCTCAACATCGCACCCCCGCAAAAACAGCTGCCTCGCCAGTGCAAACCCGTCACCGCCGTTGTTTCCCGGCCCGCACAGAACTCCAATGGTCAGCAAGTCCACGTCCCCGAGTTCCTTTTCAATCAGGTCAAGTGCGGCAAGAGCGGCATTCTCCATGAGCACGATGCCCGGGATTCCCATTTCCGTGATGGCCCGGCGGTCGAAACCCCGCATTTGCTCAGAGGTAAAGAGTGGTAACATAGTTGGAGTCAGGTGCTAAACAGATGTTCCCCAATTTACACAATCTCTCCGGCATTCTCAATAGGTTTATTTCTTACTTTGCTCGTCCGGAACAATCTTCTGTATCCCCCCGTTTTACTTATAAACGGATAAATAGGTCTTTTAATCATCTGGAGCTAGTCATGCGCACTATTACTTCCCTATCCCTTCTCCTCTTTACAATCACTGCTCTTTGTCTGCTATTCGCTCAACCGGCATGGGCACATTGCGATTCCATGGACGGACCCGTCATCAGCGATGCAAAACGCGCCTTGGAGGCGGGCAACCCGGCACCCGCCCTGAAATGGGTGAGCGCTGAAAACGAATCGCAGGTTACTCACGTGTTCGAGCAAACACTCCGCGTGCGGGAACTTGGAGGAGAAGCTCGATCTCTTGCCGACCGTTACTTCTTTGAAACTCTCGTTCGAGTGCATCGCGCCGGTGAAGGCGAACCCTATACCGGACTGAAGGAGGCCGGGTCGGTTGATGAAGGTATTCTTGTTGCCGACCGTGCCCTTGAGACAAATACCGGAAAGGCGTTGGCCGGCGAGTTAAGCAAGCAAATTGAAGCGGAAACTATATCCCGCTTTGAACAAGCTTCCGCCGCCCGTCAAATTGCCGACAACTCTGTTGACAGCGGACGGGAGTTTGTCGAGGCCTACGTGAACTACATTCATTTCGTTGAAGCTGTTCAAAACCTTGGCCGAAAGCATACTGCTCAAACCAAATCTGCCCAGTCTCATGACGGGCACTCCGCCCATCAGCATTAGCTCTCACTGTCTTGCCTTTGCCTTGTCTTCGCTCCCCTCGCGTTTCGCGAGGGGAGTTTTTTTGAAGATGCCCCTCCTCCAAATCAGAATCTGACCAAAAAAGTATGAATCTATTTTCAATAGATAAAGAGTGTCGTCGTCAAACCTCAATTTCTGATTTTAAACTTCTTGCTTGACTTTGATTGCACTTTTGGTCAGGTTGATACAAATAGTATTGCGGATCGAGAGTATTCAGCCCGTAATACTGTACTTATTTGTCGAATACATGTCATCACGGCGACAACCTCGGCCTCCGGGCGGCTGTATCCGCGTCACCTATTAGGAAGGAAAACAGCAATGAACTTCTACTCATCTGTCAGACGTCTGATGTCTGCGGTTTGCATTTCGCTGTGTGCGCTGTTCATTACCTCTAATCAGGTCACTGCCCAATCCTGGGTCGCTCAGTCTATTCCGACTCCGGGCGATGTATTGGGTGTGTTCTTTCTCGACGGAAACAACGGCTGGGCGGTCGGCGGATATTGGGACAATCAGGACATTGTGCACAGCACCATTCTCCATACGTCAAACGGCGGCAACACTTGGCACGAACAAGTTAGCAACGCAAATACATTCTTGTTTGGAATTACGTTCGCTGACTTGTACAACGGATGGGCCTGCGGATGGTCTGGTGTCATACTGCATACCACGGATGGCGGAAACACGTGGGTTCTTCAAGACCCGGGAACAGACCATTCCCTGCTCGATATCACATGTGTCAGTCCCACCGAAGCCTGGGCGGTCGGACAATTTGCGACCATTCTGCACACGGTAGATGGCGGAATGACCTGGACTCAACAGGAGCACCCGCTGGATGGCACTACTATTGGACCGCGAAAAGTCGTGTTCCTCAATCCCAACCAAGGCTGGGCCTTCGGCGAATTCTATACGGTCTTTCAGACTGCCGATGGCGGACAGAACTGGACCTATCCCGGCATATTGACTCCAGGACAAATCTGGGGTGGAGACTTTGCCGACGCGAATAACGGCTGGGCGGTCGGACATCCGAACTATGGCCATTGGTTGCAGCCGAGCTTGATTCTCCACACGACGGACGGCGGCCAAACTTGGACACCCCAACCCAATCATAGCTCGCTCAGCGCTCTCATGGATGCGGCGGCGATTGATGCGAACAACGTCTGGGTTGTCGGCTACACTGGTATCTATCGTACGAATGACGGCGGACAGTCTTGGATTAATCAGCCTGCTGGTACAAGAAGGTATTTTGCCATCTCGGCGGTGAGCGAACATAATGCTTGGGCAGTCGGAGAATACAGCACCGTCCGCTGTTTCAGTGCCAACAGTCCGATTCAGTTGGGTTCCGTCTCTGTTGTTTCGTCAGGCCCACCCGATTGGACGTACTGTTTGAATTGGATTAGCGGCTCGTTGTCAAGGTTGACCTTTACCAACGTGTGTCACGGAACCATTGGCTCTGTAACCGGAGATGCTGCCCAAGTTGGATGGCAGGTCACGAACTACGTGGATTCGGTTGTCTTTACCGCCGCAACTCCGCTCATCGTTGGCAGCTTGACGGGATTTCGGCTGTCTCATCCTTCCTGTTCAGATTTTGTAAATTGGAGCGTTGGGGACAGCTCCGGCATCGTGGATGGGCCGCTTCCTGTCAATCTTCTTTCCTTTACGGCACAAACTGGTGACGCTTTGGTCAAACTGAACTGGAGCACGGGTTCAGAATACAATATCAGCCATTTCGAATTGCGGCGGGACGGTTGGTCTATTGCCAATGTGCAGGCGGCAAATAGTGTCGGAGGCGGCAGTTACTCATGGAGTGACCCGGTCGTTGTGAATGGCCAGACCTACCAATACTCTCTCAGTGCTGTCAATCTCGATGGCACACTTCAACTGCTTGGTACTTTAGAGGCCACTCCGCAGAGTGCGGCCATACCGGTTCGATTTTCACTCGCCCAGAATTATCCTAATCCATTCAATGCTTCGACCACGATTGAGTTCTCTCTGCCCGATGCGGCGGACATTTCGTTGAGGCTCTTTAATCTCGCCGGACAGGAAGTTGCTGTGCTTGCATCAGGCGTGCACTCCGCGGGTTCGCATTCTGTAAATCTGAATGCCAAGGAATTGTCCACCGGTATTTATTTCTATCGTCTCGAATCCTTGAACAAGTCCACTCAACAGAAAATGGTTTTGCTCAAGTAGCTTCTTGTTTTGTTCACACAAATCAAGAGGTCGAGCAAAGCAAGCTCGACCTCTTCTTTCTCCAAGGTGTTCTCTCTCAACGGCCCCCGCCCTACCCTTTCTATTTTCTCACATCTCGTTTTCCGATGATTCCTGATGCCTCTCTTTTTTGCCCACTATTTCCCTAATTTCAATTTGAACAAATGTTTATTAAGTTCAATAAAATGAAATTTTCTCTTGACATGTTGCATTTTCAGTATTATATTGTATGCACAATTTCGACCTATTAATCGCGCAGGACCCTACGCATTAGCTCCGGTGGTAACTCGGGTATCAGCCCCTTAGGCTCGGCAAACAACCGGTGCCGCACTTTCGCAATCATCCGGTAAACTTCGTTCCATATCTTCATCGGCAGCATGTCACATGCTGCGACGACGCCCCGCCAAAAGCGGCCGCAGTAGCGCAGCAGATAAAACACTGCCGCCGCTTCCGACAGCAGTCGCTGTTCTGTTTCATGATAAACCAAGATACTTCGAGGTGTCAGGCTGATTCCCCTGGACTGCGCAAATGTACGGTAGGTCTCGGACTGAATCGGAGCAAAGTAGAGACGCTCACCGCGATCCCGCGTCAGCAAAAAAACAACGGCCCTGTGGCACAAACCACAACGGCCGTCATAAAACGCGGTTATTTGCTCAATGCTCATGAAAAGGAACTCTCAAGCTCAGGCTCCTTTAACATTTTCCGCCGCCACGCGAGGTACATCCACACTGCCGGAGGCAGCAACAGCGCCGATGCGCCAATGCCGCCTTCAACACCAAGCGCTCCGCCCGTCCACAGTTTCGGCCCGCCAATCTGCACAAGGTCTGATGCCCACAAGTCGATGCTCGTCACTGGAAGCCCCAGCAGCGGACCCATCGCGTAATTCCACCCGAAGTGCGCGCCAATCGGCAGCCACAATGAACGGCTGTAGAGAAACACGTAGCCCAACAGCATACCGATGACAAACAGATTGGCAAGCAGGAGCAGCGCGTCCAACTTAAGCAGCGTCCAGTGCAGCAACACGAACAGCACAGAGGACACAATCACTCCGGCGTGAGAACCGAAGTTCGCCCGCACCATCTGCTGCACGTAGCCGTGAATTAACGTCTCCTGCTGCACGGTATTGAACAGCATTGCCAGCGTCACCCATCCAAGCTCTCTATTCAGCGGCCCAGGACCTCCGCCCGCCTTGACAAAACCCAGCACGGCCAGCACGCCAATCAGCACGAAAAGCCAGAGACTCCCGGCTGCGGTGCCAAGCGCGAAATCCTTGACCACTCGCCGGGGCGAGAATCCCACCCGTGTCATGGAGACCCTGTCCGCATAGCGTGTCATCGCCAGCGCCGCAAGCACGAGCGTCACCATTGCCAGAAGCTCAATGACCATCCGGCCGCGTGCCGTGGCAATCGTTTCGTACTCCGTCTCAGGATACAGAATGAACGGCAGTACAAACGGAATATACAGAGCTAAGAAAAGACCGACAAACAGCACGAGCTTCCAGCTCACAGACCAAAGTCGGCGAGGGAAGCTCGTGCCAGTGCCGTTAGGCTGATGAAGCATAGGCCTATAAGCCTATGTTACTTCAACAGCAGCAGTTTTGTTATCCGCTCCGCTGTCGGAGTCTTCAGTACCGCGAAATAAGTACCTGAGGCCATCTCCGCGGCATTCCACTGCACACGGTGGACACCGGCAGTCAGCATACCTTGGTGCAGCACCGCGACCTCCTGGCCGGCCAGATTGTGAATTACCACACGCACATCCGAATTCTGCGGCAGTGCGAAGTCAATCGTCGTCTGCGGGTTGAACGGATTCGGGAAAGCTTCGATCACATAATCCGTCGGAACTAGCGTCGGGTCATCACCTAGTCCGCTTTGAATAATCACCCGCGGAGTCCACGTCACCGAGTCGCAAAACTCGAAGTCGCAGGCGCGGCACTTCACCGTGTTCTGGTTCAGCGTGATGAAGCGGTGGTTGTAGGTCGGGCTGTTGGTTCCGACCGGGTTGCCATTGTGGAACCACTGATAGTTCAGCGTCTGACCGTCGGGGTCTTCCGCCAACACCGAGAAATTGATGGTCGTGTTGAAAATCACTGTGTCCAGCGTGTCCGGCGACGGAACCGCAGCCGTGATAACCGGCGGATGATTTTCCTGTCCCGGAATGCGAACCGTTGCGCGCAGCATCACGTCCGCTTCATTCAACAGACGGTTCTCTGCCCAGCCGCCCGCGGCTTCCCACGAACGACGCGAGATTCCCTGAGCAGACGTCGTGTCGACGCCAAACACTGCGGTCGTTCCCGCCGTCGTGTACCAGGCCACATAGAAGCTGCCGTCATTGATGATGACTTCGCCCGCTTCAACCGTCACGCTGTTCCAGCCGACCGTCGGATTGTTCACGTCCGCCGCCCAGATGATGTCGCCGGGTGAACCGTTGGGACCGTTGTCATCGAGAATCTGAATCTCAAACGCGCCGACCGTCGTCACGTAGCAGCGCGCGCTGATGACTTCGCACGGATAAACCGGCGGTTCAAATTCCATACCCATTCCGCCTTCGCCACCGGCCCAGCTCCAATCGCGGTCCGGCGTGCCGTCGTCATAAACCAACTCGCCCGGCAGAGTCACCACGTGTGCTTCGGCACGAACCGAGTTGTTGGCCGCGTTCATGTCACCGGTCAGAGTCACGGTTCCTACGATACGGAACACGCCGTCCGTGCTCGGCACCCAAACATCCGGAATATTCGTATCGATCACCTGACTCGGGTTAATCGTCGTGCCGGTGATATTGCTCTGAGTAATCAGCGTGTTGTTCGTCTGGCGGATTGCATAGTTTGCCGTGTAGGCCGTCTCCACCTGGTTGCCGGCGTTGCGTACGCTCAAGAAACCGTCAAGGGTGTCTGCATTCTGAATGAAGATACCTTGGGAAAGGTGGTTCTGTGTTCCAGCGACCGCAAGGTCATGCACCTGGAACGTGATTTCATCGGGATAGTAGAACTTGATGGCCGTGCCATTGGTCGGCGACGTGCCAAAGAAGTTCGAGATACCAATCTGTCCCGTCAGATTCTCAATACCAACAGCGATGTTGTTGTTGGAAATCGCGCCCGTCTGCGGTCCGTATTGGAACGTGATGGAGGAGTCCGCGCCGGACAGAATCAACTGGAAGTTGTGATTACCGTCGTTGCCGGTTTCGAGCCACGCGGCTACGTTCACCCACGACACAATCAGCGTATCCTCGCTATTCGTCCAGTAGTAGCACTCGCTCGCTTCACCCGTGCCGAAGAACCAATCGGCCACGAACGGTCCAACGATGTCATTCGGTGCTGCGGCATTCGGAAACTGCGGAATCGGCTGCGCAAGCTGGCCGGCCGTCGAAAACTTGATGTAGCCGTTCGAACCGACTGAGAACGAACTTACGTCGTACCAGTAGAAACGGAAGTTCCAGCCAATCTGGAACGGGCCGACGAAATTGTCATCCGTCAAACCGTTCACACGGGTTCCGTTCGTGGTAATGTCAATCCAGGCGAAGTCGGGACCGTCCGGCTCGTTCTGGTCTTTCGCAAGGTAACCGAACTGGTCGGGACCCCATTGCGTGTCGAGACTCTGTGGAGTGCCGCGCCAAATATCGGCCGGACCTGAGCCACTCTTGGCAAAGCTAATTGACATGCTCGCAATTAGCAGCGCAAACAAAAACCAACGCTTCATCTTGTTGCTCCTTTCAAGGCTGCGGGACTGCCGGGACCACCGGAAGTCGTACAAAAAAGTAGTTAGAGGTTAATCTATTGAACTGTCGTCTTCGGGAAAAATCATGACTACGGCCGCGGCCGTGGTTCTGGTATGTGTCAATGATACGGAAATTCGCATCGGAAATTCGGCGTACGGACCGTGAATGCGAACACGCGGGCCCTTGCCCGGAACCGTCAGCACTTCGACATCGCGAAAGGCCAGATGCTCGCCAATTCCTGTGCCGAGCGCTTTTGCCACTGCTTCCTTCGTCGCCCAGCGAGCCGCCAATGACTCTTCTGCTTTGGCGCGCTTCAGACATTCTGCAAGTTCGCTCTCGGTAAATATTCTTTCGAGAAATGCCCTGTCGTCGAGATGTTTGGCTATCCGTTCAACTTCCACGAGGTCTATTCCCAATGAAGGCAGAATCGGTGTCGGCGGAGTTTTTTCGGTCATCTGGTCGGTAACGGCGATGCCAATTGCGCGGAAACTTGTGACGCGATCACGACGTACGTGGTCTGACCGAACGGTTCGGCCAGTGCTCCTTCATGCACATACTCCGGAAAAGCATTCGCGCCGACAAACTGAGCGGTGCTCCAATCAAACTCGCCGGACGTTGTTCTGAACACCCAATACTCCACAGCGTCAGGCACTTCCGTCCAGCGCAACCTGATGTTCTGTGTCCCTGTGATGTGCACAATGTTTAAGTCGTCAATGGGCGCCAGGTGGAAGAACGGATACGGTCCGAGGTCAGGCAGCGTGCCGTCAGGGTCCTGCGGACTATTGGCTGAGCCGGCATTTATCAAATGCGAGGTATGGTGGAGACTGAATTCGCCGTACGGGCCGAGCGGGTCAAATCCGGGCGACGTGAACAGGTTGCCGTACACGTCAATCGAATCGCCATTCTCATTCAGGTTCTGAAGAACTCCGAAGTTCGGCGGCGCTCCCTGCAGGTTCGTCGGTCTGGTATGAAAAGCCGTGAAGCGCAGTGTATCTATATCCGGTCCGGCCATGAAACCGTGAATTGCGTTCTCGACAAAAACACACTGGTGAATCGTCATATTCGCATCCGAATACACCGTGGAGTAATTCCCTCCCCAGTTTCGATAGAACAGACAATTCGTGAACCGCAGCGTGTCTCCAGTTGGAGCAAAGACTGCGCCGTAATTTCCTGTATAGCCGTCGTGGCGGGATTCATTGCGGGAAAACACACAGCGATTAAACTCGACTTTGCCGCCGTCCACCAGATGCGCTACTCCGCCTGACAACGAGAGGTTGCTGTCGAATACACAACTTTCAAAACGGAAGTTCGAATTGTCGGCATAGACCACGCCGCCCCAAATCGTTCCCTTGTTTCCGTAGAACTCAGTTGAATCCACCGTGACTTCACAATCATAGAAACAAAGCGCTCCGCCGTCGAGCGCCCGGCTGTACTTTACGGTGCAACCGGATATTTCAATTTGACTGCTGTTGGCACGAACCGCCGCGCCGCAACCCCCTTCCCTGCCGTTTTCAAAAAACGTACTATTCTCGATGCGCAATGATTGAGTCAGCACATTAACACCGAACCCGGTGTTGTAACGAAAATTCAAATCCCGGATTTCGTGCAGGCCGCCCATTACCCGTATGACGCCGTCCCACGAAGAGGCGAATTCGACGATCGTATTTCGCAGAACTGATGAATCCCCTGTGGAATTCGCGAATGCCAATCCCTGCCAGCGAGTGGGATAGGTCACCGTATCCTGAGTGAAAAGAACCGGGTCGGCGGCTGTGCCCTCGCAATGCAGCCGCCCGTAAACGGTCAGGCGCTGACCTCCGTGCAATTCGACGCGAACACCCGGCTCGATTTGCAACTCCTGCCCCGTTTGCACAACGAGACTGCCGGTCGCGATGTACGGATTCCCCATGATCGTCCAGACCCCGCTCACAGCGCCGGAGACATAGGTCGTGTCCGCATCGGCCTGAAAGACAATGACCAGAGACAAAATGGTCACAAAGTGCGACTTCATTTCACCCTCCATTTTGGAGTTATCCCGAGGATGGGTCGAACTATCGCTGCAACGTCAGCTGTGCCGAAGCGGCGGAGACTTGCGAAGCAATGACCACGTACGTGAATTGCTGAAACGGTGCGCTAAGCGCGCCAAGAACAACAAACTCGTCGGCTGGAGTGGAGCCCACGAAGCTTGCGGAGTTCCAATTAAACTCACTAGCGAGTGAGTGGAATATCCAGTACTCCGCGGCCTCTTCATGGCCAATCCAGCGCAAACGGATATCGTCTGTTCCGTCCACAAGTTCAATGGTAACATCGCGCACAGGGTCCAAGCGATAAAACGCATGCGGACCGATGTCGGGCAGCGTGCTGTCAGGGTCGAGTCCCAGATTCGGGTCGCCCGCGTCTATCCAGTGCGACGTATGGTGCAAACTGAATTGCCCGTGCGGACCCAACGCGTCAAAATTGGCCGGAATGGAGAGATTACCGAAGGCGTCCGTTGAATCGCCGTTGATGTTCACGGCGCTCATTCGGCCAAATCCCGACGGACCGACAACCTCTAATCTAAAATTGGGATTGCTGAAGACACAGTGGCGTATCGTATCAACATCGCCGACAATGGACGGGTACAAGTTGTCCAGAAACCCCGTATTGAACATCCACGTGTTTCCCGCTACCCGCAACGCTCCGCCCGTCGCCCCCCAATTCCCAATAAACAAGCAATTTGAAATCTGCTGTGGACCGGGTGCATTCATCACAAAGCCGCCATAGGTCCCAGTGCGGCCATCACTATACACGGCACGATTGTCGCGGACAATGGTACGCTCAAATCGTACTCCCGAGTTGCCGACAATCATTCCGCCTCCGCCACTCGTAGCTTTGTTGCTGTCCACGACACAATGTGTCAGGGTCACACGAGAGCTGTCTGCAAAGATGCCGCCTGCCCAAATGGACGCGCGGTTCCCGCGAATCAGACAACTGTCCAACGACAACGTGGAATAGAACGCGCAAATGCCGCCGCCGTCCATACCGGAATTGCCGTCAAAAACAGAGCGGCGAAAAACTATGTCCGACAAGTAGAGATGCGCGCCGCCGCCGCAAGCACTCATATGCCCGTTATTGACGAGCAGGATGTCCGTGAGTTCGGCCGTCGTTCGCTCCAGCTTCAGGCCGACTCCATCACAATTGCGAATGGTGATATGAGAAAAATCAACAGGCTGCTCCAACACGCTCAGAGCACCGCTGTAGCTTACCGCATTCTCGATGACAACGTGGCGCATGACAGACGTGTCTCCTGACGTATTCATGAAGCGGAGACCGCGCCATCTGTCGCCGACTAAACTTGTATCCTGCGTGAATAGCACAGGGCTGTGTGTTTCGCCCGCGCATTCCAAGTGACCTGTGATGTTAAACTGGTCGCCGCCTGTGAAGTGAACCTGTACGCCGGGACGAATCAGCAGCGTGTCTTGCGCGGCAAGAAAGAGTGAACCTGTCGCGATGTAGGGATTACCCGCTGCAGTCCATTCTCCGTTCACATTTCCAGCAACAAAGGTCTGAGCGACAATTGCTCTTGCAAAGAGCAGACAAAACAGAATCCAACTTCCTGATTTCATCCGACCCTCCTTTGGACGGTGCGCAAAGTTTTGCACACCTGACTGCGTCAGAACAATGAGGTTTGGTCTTCGTCAATTTCCATCAAATTCAGGACTTGCAGGAGCTGACTGATGTCGTCGATGTCGTAATCCGCTCCACTCTCGACTGTGTTTTTTGTATCGCCGTAACGGGCGAATACAGTTACGATGCCAAGCTGCTTGGCTCCGACCATGTCCCGTTCAGGCCAGTCTCCGACCATGATGACTTCCCTGGGGGACAATCCCATGATGGCCAGAGCGCGCTCAAAGGGCACCGGTGATGGCTTGCGATGGCCGGTATCATCAAAGGTCACAACCGGGTCAAACATGTGATGTAAATCCAGCTGAGCGAGCCGCAGCCACGCCCCAAGTCTGGGAGCATCGGAAATGACGGCCAGCCGCAAACCCCGTCGCAGCAGCTCTGCCAAGGTTGAGCGGACGTGCGGGTAAGTGACCAAGTAATTATTGCGCGCCCGACGATAGGCGACAATGCCTGCCGCAAGCCATTTGAAATCGACGACCCGGTAGTGCTTTTGCAGAAATATATCAAAGATCTCCTGATTCTCAATGCCCACCTTGTCGTAAATCTCGTAGATGAGTTTGACGGCCTCGTCAGGCTGCATCGGCATGCCGGAGTCGATCATGGCGGTGACCGCGGCCTCGATGGATGCCCGCTTCATGCGCATGAAGTCCAGCAGGGTATTATCGAGGTCGAAGAGGATCCCGCGAATCATTGGCAAAGTAGGCTTTTAAGGGGTTAGGCAAATTACA includes:
- a CDS encoding HAD-IA family hydrolase yields the protein MIRGILFDLDNTLLDFMRMKRASIEAAVTAMIDSGMPMQPDEAVKLIYEIYDKVGIENQEIFDIFLQKHYRVVDFKWLAAGIVAYRRARNNYLVTYPHVRSTLAELLRRGLRLAVISDAPRLGAWLRLAQLDLHHMFDPVVTFDDTGHRKPSPVPFERALAIMGLSPREVIMVGDWPERDMVGAKQLGIVTVFARYGDTKNTVESGADYDIDDISQLLQVLNLMEIDEDQTSLF